The following nucleotide sequence is from Salvia splendens isolate huo1 chromosome 2, SspV2, whole genome shotgun sequence.
TCGCATCCATGATTACATAGTACCTTTGTATTGGATGCTGCCACATTTACAAACGAACCCTTCAACGTTGATTTTGAAAGAATTACACTTTGAGCCAAGAGGAGGGTGGTGCACTTCTCAACGTGTGAAAAAACTGGCCATGTTTTATGTTGACTTTGAAAAACTTAAATATCACCACTTGTAATTGACTCCATGCAAAAATTAGCATTGACTTATGTACAAATTGTGCGTTATTTATCGATCTAAAAATTTGGAGAATTATAGATTATGCTCTAGTTGATTTTTGAGACGGTTGTACCTTTAGATTATAATAAAGAAATAATTTCAGCTCTCTGTTAGTATATAGTTCCCCTCAAAACTGTGAAGATAAGTGCAATTCAAGCATGGCTAATCTGCCATTGATCACCTGTGTGCTCTTAGCTCTATGCAGCCTATCTTTAGCAGCAAATGGTAAGTAATAACTATATCATGAAAGTTATTACCTAGCTCCTATGGTTTCATGAAAGTGAAATAGAATAAAGATAGGaatgacatttttttaaaatttaatttctcaTACCAAGCAcatgaataaaatgaaaatatataaacCACATTTAGAAGGGTCTTACTCTATAACTCGTTTGTTTGATCATGCAGTTTCATCTGCATCGACTGCGGGTCATCTGCGACATACAAAGACGAGAACGGGATCTTCTGGACCGGCGACGATGATTACATAAACACAGGCGAATCCCGTTCCGTGCAGCCTTCCAACTCCTACAACCGAGTGATGGACACGCTGAGAGTGTTCAGGAATCAGAGCAAGCATCAACTCCGTCAAGCAAGGAGTGTCCTCGTACACGCCACCTTCTTCTAAAGGGAACTACGACGGCAAGAACTCCCCTCCGGCCTTTGATCTGACGTTAGACAGCTACTACTGGGCTTACGTGAATAACAGCGGGCCCGTTACGAGGTGATCTACACCACGACCAAGGAGTCCATCAGCGTGTGCGTTTCCCAGTACGAAGCAGACCAGTTTCCCTACATATCGGCTCTCGAAGTCAGGAGTCTCGACTCCGACATGTATAAAGGTCTCGGTGCTTACAAGGACATTTAACACAAGGAGAAGGTTGGCTTTTGGCACTGATGAAACCATAAGGTATGATTCTTTTATAAATGAGTAGATAACTTTGTTCGCCGAGGTTAATTCTTCTGTCTACGTAAACTGGTACTTCTCCGAGGTTGCTCGCCTCGGGCCCAACGAAACTCGAATGTTCTCATTCTACAAGGACAACGAGCCCATAACCGATCCCTTTTTCCCCGCCTTATGAAAACTGCACGCTGAAGTATAACAGCAACATGACACTATCGGCAAACAACTCCTTTACTCTAGTCCCCACTGAAAACTCTACGCTCCCGCCCCTCGTCAATGCAATGGAAGTCTTTATCATCGGAGATTTCCCGCTCGACAACGGCACTCGAACCGAAGATGGTCAGAATTAATCTGCATTCTTTCACTTTTTCCTTTTATACTGTTTCTGATCAAAGTCACCATTGCTTATAATTCAGTTGAGGGGTTAGCTTCACTGCAAGAAGCGTTCCGTTTGTTGAAAAACTGGGGCGGCGATCCATGTCTTCCCAAACTTTATAGCTGGGATTGGGTCAAATGCGACGGTGATAGAGTGACAACACTGTAAGTAATTTACATTCCAACATTTTATTAGCAGTTGTAATGAATACTTACTATAAATATGCGATTTCTTTGGCAGGCTTCTTTAGCAGTTGTAACCGgattttagttccatgattGCTCTTCATACTATGTTAGACAACTATATTAATGCttccattttctttatttatttttaaaattctcttTAGACTCATTCCTAATATGGTTTGATTTGCAGAAATCTTTCAAATAACAGCTTGAGTGCGAAAATTCCTGAATTTCTTGGGTTGTTGCCCAACCTCCAAATATTGTAAGTTGCAAGCGAAAATCATGAAATAAATTATCATCGTCTACAAATTAAAAGGCcatatatttacctttttttgttttatgttttttcCTGCAGGAATCTCGAACATAACCGTTTCAGTGGTACCATTCCAGCCTCATTATCAACTAAAAAGGACCTAATTTTACGGTAACTTCACTAACTAGTCATGTACTCCTACTTAACTAGATATTAATCTCAGTCCACAATAAATGAAAACTATagttttgaataataatttgaCGAAAAACGCGAATTTAGTTTAATAGAAAATTAGAAGTATGAAGAAACAAGCTTATTTATCTCTATCACCAACTTAATGATTCTAATAAATATTAATGTTGTGGTGCAAATAAAATGTATAGGGTGAGCGGAAATCCACAGCTGTGTACGTCGAATTCATCGTGCACGAATTCGGTGACAAGTACGAAGGCAAACTCTTCCTTCAGGACGAGGAAGAACATTCTGGAAATGGTGTTCACCACCATAGTTTCATCCCTCATCGTATTGCACTTGAGTTAGTAGAAAAAGAGAACATCAATTTTATTTCTGTTATATAATTAAGTAcagtattttgttttgttttggatGAATGTGGAAAAGCATGTTTGTCTTGTGCTCATTCAAATAAGACCTACTGCTTAATTGTCTGCAATTCAGTACATTTATTTTTACcactttaaaatatttttgattgTTTGACCTGATTTGTATAAACttttttatgttataaattttttttatatgtacATAGAAAGTCAAGCCATATTAATAGCATGGAGAATCGAGATTTCATTATGTTAATCGGATAAATT
It contains:
- the LOC121770285 gene encoding putative leucine-rich repeat receptor-like protein kinase At2g19210 → MTLSANNSFTLVPTENSTLPPLVNAMEVFIIGDFPLDNGTRTEDVEGLASLQEAFRLLKNWGGDPCLPKLYSWDWVKCDGDRVTTLNLSNNSLSAKIPEFLGLLPNLQILNLEHNRFSGTIPASLSTKKDLILRVSGNPQLCTSNSSCTNSVTSTKANSSFRTRKNILEMVFTTIVSSLIVLHLS